AAATCAAGATTCTATCAGACTTTCTATAAGCACCGAACCCGCCCTATCCGGGGTTATAAGCCCAAACCGCCGAAAATTCCGTCTGCCGACGATTTCGGCAGCCAGCAGCTGTTATGGCCGGGATCGCTGACGTTCAGTCGGACCAAAAGGCCCTGAAGCGGTCGGGCTTCAATTCAGTGTATCGAGTGGTGTGCTCGATGTTGCGATGGCCCAGATAATGTTGGATCGACCGTGTGTCGGGTCGTGCGGCTGGTTGGAACGGTGTACTGTCATAAGCGTTTTGCAAAACTTTAGACATTCTACTGGTTGCAGTCGATCCCGACATTCTGGAAAACCTGCAACCAGTAGCCGGCGTCGCGATCCCGACCATATCTAGGCCCAGTTAGCCGGTCGGCGCCGGAATGGCCACAATTTGGAACGTCTGATGAACACAGCCTCCGCAATTGATTGTTGCATTGAATAGTGGGAGGCTCTGCTCGTTGGGACTTCAGTCGGCGTATCGACCTTGACCTGCCGATGGCCGCATGACGAAGAAAACTTCCCCACTTCCGGGGCGCGCGCAAACGTTCGTTTATGCGCCATCCCAACCGCCCCAAGGAAAACAAGGCGATAGCCGTCGCAAAAAGCTGTTGCCAAATATAACCCAAAAGCAACAGAAAAATGCAGCATCTCCCACGCTGCTCGGCTATGCGCGCGTGTCCAAAGCTGAAGACCAGGATCCCGCCCCCCAGATCGAGGCCCTCGAAGCCGCCGGCTGCAAGCGCGTCTACGAGGAACGCGTCTCAGGCGGCCGCTGGGATCGTCCCGAACTCCATCGCCTACTCGACCGGCTCGGCCCCGGCGATGTCCTCACCGTCTGGAAACTCGACCGGCTGTCGCGCTCTCTCAAGGATCTGCTGCTCATCCTCGACAAGGTCGAGAAGGCCGGCGCCGGATTCCGATCGCTCACCGAAAACATAGACAGCACCACGGCTTCTGGCCGCATGATGATGCAGATGCTCGGCGCCTTCGCCGAATTCGAACGCGCCATGGTGCGTGAACGGACCCAGGCCGGCCTGCGCTCAGCACGAGCCCAGGGCCGTCGCGGCGGACGGCAACCCAAGCTCTCACCGCAGCAACAAGCCGAAGTGCGCGCCATGCTAATGGCAGGCCGCTCAGCCGCGGATGTCGCCCGGCTCTTCCGCGTTCATCGCGCAACAATCAGTCGTATCGTCAGCAATGCTGCGGTCGCCGCCCCGTGATCATCCAACAATGTTCACTAGACGTTCCAAATTGTGGCCATTCCGGCGGCGACCGGCTAACTGGGCCTACTTGGTGCAGGTTCCATATATATTGATCTTATAGTCATCGGCGACACGAAAAAAACAAGGTTTACCAAACGTCTTAATCACGGAGTCTTGAGAGATCGGTGAACTTGGCCCAGACATGGATATAACAAAAAAAGGCTTGGCTAACGCTAGATGTCGTGGATACCAACTCCGCTTCGCTTGCCATCGGTATGGGATGAGCTGTTTATTACTCATCTGAACAAGCGCTCGAACTCGCACATGTTCTCTGGTCCAGACCGTGATGATGGAAGACGCCCAATACGGCCCATATCCGTTATGTATCCCGAGCTTCTCCAATTTTCCAGCCAAAAATGAAATTTTGGAAGATACTAATATTGGCTTGGAATATTCATAGACACGCACAAAAGTAAGACATGAGAAAATAAAAACGGAAACATATAAAAAAATAATTTTTTGTGATAGTTTATTTTTTCTAGATAAAAGTATCGCTCCGAACACGAATGTCGGAATAAAATACGTATTTGCTCACCCCCCGGCTAATCGGATCGGGATCGGGGTCTGAAAATTTTTCTTGACACGGTCACGGCGGGTTCGATTCACCATCCTCGTGAAACGCGAAACTCTTCTGACCTTTTCCAAGGAGTCTCTGGTCGACCTGGTGTTGGCCCAACAGGCTCAGATCGATCGCCTGATGGCCGAAGTTGCGAGGTTATCGGCGCGAGTGCGTGAGCTGGAAGCCAAACTCAACGTACCCCCGAAAACCCCCGATAATTCCAGCCTGCCACCATCAAAGGGTCAGAAACCCGACCTGCCGAAAGAGCGGAAGAAGCGCCGCCATAGCCATCCCGGTGTTGCGCGCGCGTTGGCCGAAAACCCGGATCGTATCATCGATGCGCGGCTGACCGCCTGCCCCCACTGCGCCCACGCACTCGGTGCGGCTGACCAGCCCGAGGTCCACGCCTACGACCATATCGACCTGCCGCCGATCAAGCCGATCATCACCCGGATCAACCGCTATCATGGGGATTGTCCGTGCTGCGGCCGGCATGTTGGTGCCCCCCACCCTGAAGGCTTTCCGCCGGGATCACCGTTCGGGCCAGAGCTTTGTGCTCTGATCATCCATCTGCACATCACCCAGGCGATCAGTTTCGAGCGTCTTGTCATCATGATGGACGAAGTCTTCGGCGTGACGATCAGCGAAGGCGCCATCGCGAATATCCTCGCGCGCGCCGAAGCACCCCTTATGGCAGCGGCAGAGCCGATCGCGCAGGCCGTGCGAGAATCGCCCGTGATCGGATCAGACGAAACCTCGGCGCGGGTTGGCGGCAGCAACTGGTGGCAGTGGGTGTTGCTGGGATCCACGGCCATCTGCCATGTGATCGCCGATACCCGTGCCGCCTCCGTGGTTGCCGATTTCCTGAATGGCGCACAGCCGGAAGTCTGGGTCGCAGATCGCTACGGTGGCCAGAACGGGCATGGCGCCGTTCGGCAAATTTGCCTCGCCCATCTCCTGCGTGATGCGAAATATGCGATCGAGGACGGTGACGACGGCTTTGCACCAGGCTTTCGATGGTTGTTGCTCCGGGCTGTGGCAATCGGCAAACGACGCGGCGAATTGAAGGACACAACCCTGGCAAACCACCATCGTGACCTCGAAAAGCGGTTGGATCGGCTCCTGTCCGGGCCGATGCCAGAGCGTCCAGCGGCGCGCCGGCTGTTTCGGGCCATGCGACGCGATCGAGCTGACCTTTTCCGCTTCGTCACAAGGCGCGACGTGCCCTACACGAACAACGCGTGTGAGCGTGCCCTTCGACCGTCCGTGATTTTCCGAAAAGTCACCGGCGGCTTCCGCGCTGAATGGGGGGCCAAGGTCTATGCAGCAGCCGCCAGCATCATTGCCACCGGACGATTGCACGGTCGGTCAGCTCTCGCCGCACTCAAGGCCGCACTGGCAGGCGAACCAGTCATGCAGTCAGCATGATAGGGGGTGAGTAAATACTAAAATACCGTCCAGAATGAATGTCTATAAGAGAAGTGCTAAATAATGCTGATAAAATATTTAATATTATACCAGAAGACAAAATAATATCAACAAAATCTATTGAATATTCTTTGTTGTCATCTCCAATTAATTTTTTCATCGATTTATGAAGCAAAAATAATACTACGTATGCAACGTATAAAACAATAAAAAACCGTAGCAATGTTGGTAAGGCATCCTTCAATGGCATCCCTAGAAAGTCAGCGCCAAAAATCATTAAGATACTTTGAATTGTCAGGGAAAAATTCTTCGTGAATTCCGACGCATTGGCAAACACCATCGGGATCGCGCCCGCCGAAAAGCCACCAAAGGCCATATTAATCCGAATTGCTTCGTAACCTATCAATGAACCTAAACATACAGATAAAAAAATTGACAATCTAACTTGTCTGGAGCCTTGACTTGTAATGAGTACGCCGACGATGACAGGTGCGGTACCGACGAAATCTGCTAATGGATCGCCAGATGTAGCGAGTCCTGTCAAAACAACTAGAAAAATGACATACCACCAGCGTATCGTTGTACATTCAACTAATCGGTCGGCAACTAGAAAAATGGCAACCACGTAACACATTGTACCAACATGTGCCGGTGACTGTGTAATCGCGCCAAGGACGGCGTTGCTTGGCAGCATTGGAAATCCGAGTATTATAGCTACTGGTAGTAAGCGCCACGCAGAGGTGTAGCCTCTTCGATTTAATGCTAGCCAACCAGATAGCAGCAATAAGAGCGCCCAAAGAATGGCGGGTACGGCAGCTAAAATGGCGGGACGAAAACCGAATATCTTTAGGAGTGCACCATAGACAATCTCATCGGATGTTATGAAATTATCTGGAGCTATCCACCAGCCGCTTAAATACCAATTACCTGAAAATAGATTTTGACCGATCAATAAGGCATTCGCATCATCAGAATCTTTCGGATAAAACAAAAAAATATGAAAATAGAAAAGTGATAATAAAATAAGAAAAAATATTGAAAAAACATATGTCCAACGCAGAGAATTTTTCTGCATATTACCCTCGCCCTGTCCGTTGCGGTACAAAATATTATTATTTCTATACACACCGGTCCCAATTAAGATGGAATAGAAACGTCCTGCAATATCTTAACAAGACGTTTGATTGTTGCGTCCCATGTAAACGTTTCAGCTCGTGCTTGTGCTTTTATACTGAGGTCTTTTCGAAATTTGGCATCTTCTGCAAGGTTGGCGATATGTGCAGACCATTCTTCTGGTCTATGTGGATCGGCGAATAGTGCAGCGTCCTTAAGAACTTCGGTCATCGCTGGGCGCCGACTACAGATCGAAGGAGTCCCGAGTAATGCGGCCTCAAGAGGAGGTAAGCCGAAACCTTCATAAATTGATGGGAATACTAAAGCCAGTGCATTTTTAAGAATGTATCCAATTTGCCCATCAGGAATATGTCCGAAAAAATACACCCTGGAAGAAAGGCCAAATTCCTTAACTATAGGATCAGATGCAGAATTCTCGCCAATCAATGCAAGAGAAATATGGCTCAATTCAGGCCGTAACATTGCCTTCAATACGACATCGAGGTTCTTATGGTGATCGTAAGAACCAAGATACACTATATAATGTGAAGATGGTATAGGAGTTTTTGGTTTTATAGTTTCGGAGAATGAAGTAACACCATTATATATTACACGTATTTTATCTTTAGATACACGCAAATGGCGGCTTATATCGGCGGCACTGCTATCACTGATAGTTACAATACAAGATGCCTGCTCTGCTATACGTAAAAAACGACCGCGCCAATCAGCAACAATTTCATCAGGAAAAATTTCTGGAAAAAGTAACGGGATTATATCATGGATCATCAAAACAGAAGGTTGTGGTAACGGTTCTGGAGCCCAGTGCACAGTAGAAAAAAAGAAAACCTTCCTATGGCCGACAGATGACAAAGACCCGGAATTATCTAGGCTACTTAGTGTACCTGCTCGTTCTAGATGATTCAGAATTGCGTGGCTAACGCGGCCAATTCCGCGCCGATCGCAGAGTGCGGCTGATTCATATGACACCTCAAGATTGCCAATCTGCACTGGTATATACTGTGACGGTATGGCGTTGGGCGTAACAGGCACAGAATCGGTGGCGCCTGCCTGCTGCAAATTACGCTCTTGAGCGTTGCTTTGCCGAAATGCTCGTTTGATAAAGGGTGCGATCTGATGCTGAGGATTAAAATGCCGTAGAGGACTGGTAAGCCGCCATGATAGACTTTTGGTCATCATTTCGGATAGAGCCAATGCGTTGTTTATTTGTTGCTGTGCACTGGACAACTGCGATAGTGAAATATGGGAACGTTCTTCTTGCTGCCTGGAATATTCCTCTAAGCGTCTATTTGAATATCCTATTCTAGTGGCACGGTCTTCGGCTTGGGCGGCACGGTCTTCGGCTTGGGCGGCACGGTCTTCGGCTTGGGCGGCACGGTCTTCGGCTTGGGCGGCACGGTCTTCGGCTTGGGCGGCACGGTCTTCGGCTTGGGCGGCACGGTCTTCGGCTTGGGCGGCACGGTCTTCGGCTTTGAAGTGTTGATAGGTAATGAACCCATCGAACGTATTAGGGGGCGCTTTAAATGCCGCTGCCAATTCCTGCCGTTCGTGCGCGAGATAGTATCGATTGAGTCCGTCCGAATATACGAATCGATAATTTGCATCTAAAAGCACATTCTCCCATGCTGAGTATGATTCAATCTGTGTTGTCGGCTCGGTGGCTTCTATGACAAGAACCCAGGGGCGATATAAGTCCCAAATATTACCACAAACGACCTGTTCCTCATGACCCTCAACGTCAATTTTCAAAAAATGGATATCAGGCTTTGAGTATTTTTTGAAAATGGTTGCAAGGGTCATGCACTTGACGTTACGTTCAGTAGACACGAAGCCGTTTTTCGTGTGTTTCTGAGCTATAGAACTAGACACAGTGCTAAGGAAACTCTGAAAAAGTCCTTTACGATACGCTTCGGATATGATTCCCTGTCTTTGACAGAGAGGATGACTTCGGATGCAGACCAGTTTTGCTGAGTATGACGGTTTCCGGAAACAGCGGAAGGTCACGCGCCGGGACGCGTTTTTGGCGGAGATGGAACGCGTGGTGCCGTGGCGGCGGCTGGCGGCGCTGATCGAACCGCACTATCCGCTCGCCGGGCGAGGGCGCAAGCCCTATCGGTTGAGCACGATGCTGCGGATCCACTTGCTGCAGCATTGGTATGGATATTCGGACCCTGGGATGGAGGAAGCGCTGCACGATATCCCCGCGCTGCGCCGCTTTGCGGGACTGGACGCGGGCGAGAGCCGCATGCCGGACGAGACGACGATCCTGAACTTCCGCCATTTGTTGGAGGCACACCAATTGGCCGAGAGCCTGTTCCAGGAGGTTGTCTCGCTATTGACGGACCAAGGTCTGATCTTGCGCGAAGGCACCATCGTGGACGCAACCCTGATTGCCGCCCCGCCCTCGACGAAGAACCAAGCCCGCCAACGCGACCCGGAGATGACGTCGAGCAAGAAGGGCAACCAGTGGCATTTCGGCATGAAAGCGCATATCGGCGTCGATACGGCGCACGGCCTGGTGCATACGCTGGAGGTCACGACCGGTAAGGTGTCGGACTACAGCATGGCGGAGACATTGCTGCACGGCGACGAGCAAACGGCGCATGGTGACCGCGGCTACGCCGACAAAACGCGCGAGCCGGACCGTGTGCGCGAAGAGGACGAGGCTGGCCCGCGCTGGTTTGTGCCATTCAAGCGGGCGAAAGGGTGCGACACGACGCCTGAGCAGAAGCGGCTGAACCGGCTGATGGCAGGGCTGCGTTCGGCGGTCGAGCATCCGTTCCGGGTTCTCAAGCGCCAGTTCGGTTACACGAAGGTGCGGTATCGTGGGTTGTTCAAGAATGAGCAGCACCTGTTCAGCCAGTTTGCGCTGGTGAACCTCTACATTGCACGGCGGGTGATCACACCGGCGGGTTGAGGTTCGGGGGCGAGTCTGTCCAGAATCCCGAAAAAGGGATCTGGAAGCCGCCGAAAAGCCCAAAATTGCCACGAATTCGAGGCGTCAGTCGGCCCACCACAGCCGTTGCCGGCCGATCACCGCTCGCACAACAAATCCCATCGTAAAAAATTCCGCTGCTCAGAGGTTCCCTAAGTCCTGTCTCAGGTATCTCGTGGAACGTGGTCTGTCCATCATAACCACCGATTGCAACATCGAGAACCGTTTCGTCCGGCCGGGCGATGCGTAATTTTTGAGCATAGGTATCTGATGGCTCGATATGAATACCTCTCCATCCACGCTCATAAAAAGCCAATGTAACGGAATCCACAATGGGATCCTGTGCCCCTACATCGACATAAAATCCATTTTCGACATGTCTAAGGGCGCGCCATAAAATCACATCTTCGAAATTTTGAGCATATGAGATGAACATCGCGTCTCCTGTAAGACCCAGCTAGCGGACGTTGGATGTCAGTCGCGGCTAAACCCGATATTGGTAGTCGCATCGTTTACCGAGTGCGGATCGACGCGCAGCGCCCGCGCGATCAGATGACCGATCCGCGCCGTCAGGAGGCCAGTAGCCAAAATACCGAGTCCAATTAAAGCGAGGGTAAGATCACGCGAGCCGTGGTGTATCGCGGCGAAGCTGTGTGCCCCGAGCGATCCCAGCACGACATAAAGCAGCAGGGCCGGCAACGAGGCGACAGTGCCGGAGAGATAGGCCCGCAGCTCCACGCCTGACAGGCCGAGGGCAAAGGATGTCAGCGAAAACGGCATGATCGGCGAGATTCGCATCAGCAGCACAAGGCGAAAGCCATCGGCAGCGAGTGCGGAGTCAATTCGCCGGAACCCGGCACGCCTGGCAATCAGTCGCACGATCGCGCCACGCAGCATCGACCGTGCCAGTCCGAACGTGCCGAGCGCCCCCAGCATTACGCCGGCCGTCGCTAGGCTGAACCCGAGCGCGACACCGTAGATCGCCCCTGCGGCAAGACCAAGCAGCGAAGCTGGCAGAAAACCTACCATCGCCACCATCGCCTGGAGCAGGACGAACCCTATCCAGCCCAGCGGCCCGAACCGGCGCATCGTGTCG
Above is a genomic segment from Acidiphilium acidophilum containing:
- a CDS encoding recombinase family protein is translated as MPNITQKQQKNAASPTLLGYARVSKAEDQDPAPQIEALEAAGCKRVYEERVSGGRWDRPELHRLLDRLGPGDVLTVWKLDRLSRSLKDLLLILDKVEKAGAGFRSLTENIDSTTASGRMMMQMLGAFAEFERAMVRERTQAGLRSARAQGRRGGRQPKLSPQQQAEVRAMLMAGRSAADVARLFRVHRATISRIVSNAAVAAP
- the tnpC gene encoding IS66 family transposase — translated: MKRETLLTFSKESLVDLVLAQQAQIDRLMAEVARLSARVRELEAKLNVPPKTPDNSSLPPSKGQKPDLPKERKKRRHSHPGVARALAENPDRIIDARLTACPHCAHALGAADQPEVHAYDHIDLPPIKPIITRINRYHGDCPCCGRHVGAPHPEGFPPGSPFGPELCALIIHLHITQAISFERLVIMMDEVFGVTISEGAIANILARAEAPLMAAAEPIAQAVRESPVIGSDETSARVGGSNWWQWVLLGSTAICHVIADTRAASVVADFLNGAQPEVWVADRYGGQNGHGAVRQICLAHLLRDAKYAIEDGDDGFAPGFRWLLLRAVAIGKRRGELKDTTLANHHRDLEKRLDRLLSGPMPERPAARRLFRAMRRDRADLFRFVTRRDVPYTNNACERALRPSVIFRKVTGGFRAEWGAKVYAAAASIIATGRLHGRSALAALKAALAGEPVMQSA
- a CDS encoding glycosyltransferase; amino-acid sequence: MTFRCFRKPSYSAKLVCIRSHPLCQRQGIISEAYRKGLFQSFLSTVSSSIAQKHTKNGFVSTERNVKCMTLATIFKKYSKPDIHFLKIDVEGHEEQVVCGNIWDLYRPWVLVIEATEPTTQIESYSAWENVLLDANYRFVYSDGLNRYYLAHERQELAAAFKAPPNTFDGFITYQHFKAEDRAAQAEDRAAQAEDRAAQAEDRAAQAEDRAAQAEDRAAQAEDRAAQAEDRATRIGYSNRRLEEYSRQQEERSHISLSQLSSAQQQINNALALSEMMTKSLSWRLTSPLRHFNPQHQIAPFIKRAFRQSNAQERNLQQAGATDSVPVTPNAIPSQYIPVQIGNLEVSYESAALCDRRGIGRVSHAILNHLERAGTLSSLDNSGSLSSVGHRKVFFFSTVHWAPEPLPQPSVLMIHDIIPLLFPEIFPDEIVADWRGRFLRIAEQASCIVTISDSSAADISRHLRVSKDKIRVIYNGVTSFSETIKPKTPIPSSHYIVYLGSYDHHKNLDVVLKAMLRPELSHISLALIGENSASDPIVKEFGLSSRVYFFGHIPDGQIGYILKNALALVFPSIYEGFGLPPLEAALLGTPSICSRRPAMTEVLKDAALFADPHRPEEWSAHIANLAEDAKFRKDLSIKAQARAETFTWDATIKRLVKILQDVSIPS
- a CDS encoding IS5 family transposase, producing MQTSFAEYDGFRKQRKVTRRDAFLAEMERVVPWRRLAALIEPHYPLAGRGRKPYRLSTMLRIHLLQHWYGYSDPGMEEALHDIPALRRFAGLDAGESRMPDETTILNFRHLLEAHQLAESLFQEVVSLLTDQGLILREGTIVDATLIAAPPSTKNQARQRDPEMTSSKKGNQWHFGMKAHIGVDTAHGLVHTLEVTTGKVSDYSMAETLLHGDEQTAHGDRGYADKTREPDRVREEDEAGPRWFVPFKRAKGCDTTPEQKRLNRLMAGLRSAVEHPFRVLKRQFGYTKVRYRGLFKNEQHLFSQFALVNLYIARRVITPAG
- a CDS encoding FkbM family methyltransferase, which produces MFISYAQNFEDVILWRALRHVENGFYVDVGAQDPIVDSVTLAFYERGWRGIHIEPSDTYAQKLRIARPDETVLDVAIGGYDGQTTFHEIPETGLREPLSSGIFYDGICCASGDRPATAVVGRLTPRIRGNFGLFGGFQIPFSGFWTDSPPNLNPPV
- a CDS encoding TVP38/TMEM64 family protein codes for the protein MNLLEVLRDRRLVLIAAGFAVLGVAFLGSLIGTADVARTAIHTIDTMRRFGPLGWIGFVLLQAMVAMVGFLPASLLGLAAGAIYGVALGFSLATAGVMLGALGTFGLARSMLRGAIVRLIARRAGFRRIDSALAADGFRLVLLMRISPIMPFSLTSFALGLSGVELRAYLSGTVASLPALLLYVVLGSLGAHSFAAIHHGSRDLTLALIGLGILATGLLTARIGHLIARALRVDPHSVNDATTNIGFSRD